From Blastochloris viridis, one genomic window encodes:
- a CDS encoding pseudouridine synthase, with protein sequence MFGKPRTKTSLKRPARADLPEPVLKERERIAKVIARAGLGSRREIEEWIEAGRVAVNGELLDSPAFTVSDADRIEVDGQPLPEKERTRLFLFHKPRGLVTTTDDPEGRPTVFDVLPAGLPRLVSVGRLDFNTEGLLLLTNDGGLARVLELPETGWLRRYRVRAFGEVTQDQLDKLREGVEVEGMQYGPIEATLDREQGSNVWITVALREGKKREIRTVLGALGVHVNRLIRVSFGPFQLSELTEGAIEEIKTRVLREQLGEQLAALAGVDFDAPVRDYSEAARPPREAPTRAERPGRDERSGRDDRPARGRFDAREERGERRGRPERSDRPLREPSNLRKPSIWRAPPDGDAPLMSRLPRRERQAIPPASEDPRPKRRGQTEDRKGRSVVVERIASPAPVAAPNPAETERPFTPRGDRPDGDRPFKPRGDRPFTPRGDRPDGDRPFKPRGDRPFTPRGDRPEGDRPFKPLGDRPFTPRGDRPEGDRPFKPRGDRPFTPRGDRPEGDRPFKPRGDRPFTPRGDRPDGDRPFKPRGDRPFTPRGDRPEGDRPFKPRGDRPFTPRGDRPEGDRPFKPRGDRPFTPRGDRPEGDRPFKPRGDRPFTPRGDRPEGDRPFKPRGDRPFTPRGDRPEGDRPFKPRGDRPFTPRGDRPEGDRPFKPRGDRPEGDRPFKPRGDRPFTPRGDRPEGDRPFKPRGDRPFTPRGDRPSGKFGGKPGGRPGGKPAFDKPRGPRRPRPE encoded by the coding sequence ATGTTCGGCAAGCCGCGCACCAAGACCAGCCTGAAACGGCCCGCCCGCGCGGACTTGCCGGAGCCGGTGCTGAAGGAGCGTGAGCGCATCGCCAAGGTGATCGCCCGCGCCGGTCTCGGCTCGCGCCGCGAGATCGAGGAATGGATCGAGGCCGGCCGGGTGGCCGTGAACGGCGAGTTGCTGGACAGCCCGGCCTTCACCGTCTCCGACGCCGACCGGATCGAGGTCGATGGCCAGCCGCTGCCGGAGAAGGAGCGCACCCGCCTCTTCCTGTTCCACAAGCCGCGCGGCCTCGTCACCACCACCGACGACCCCGAGGGCCGGCCAACGGTGTTCGACGTGCTGCCCGCCGGCCTGCCCCGCCTCGTCAGCGTCGGGCGGCTGGACTTCAATACCGAGGGCTTGTTGCTGCTCACCAATGATGGCGGGCTGGCGCGGGTGCTCGAACTGCCGGAGACCGGCTGGCTGCGCCGCTACCGCGTGCGCGCGTTCGGCGAGGTGACGCAGGATCAGCTCGACAAATTGCGCGAGGGCGTCGAGGTCGAGGGCATGCAGTATGGCCCGATCGAAGCGACGCTCGACCGCGAGCAAGGCTCCAATGTCTGGATCACGGTGGCGCTGCGCGAAGGCAAGAAGCGCGAGATCCGCACCGTGCTCGGCGCGCTCGGCGTCCACGTCAACCGGCTGATCCGAGTATCGTTCGGCCCATTTCAACTCAGCGAACTGACCGAGGGCGCCATCGAGGAAATCAAGACGCGAGTGCTGCGCGAGCAACTCGGCGAGCAACTTGCGGCGCTGGCCGGCGTCGATTTCGACGCCCCGGTGCGCGACTATAGCGAGGCGGCACGGCCGCCGCGCGAAGCCCCGACGCGGGCGGAGCGACCGGGGCGCGATGAGCGCTCGGGACGTGACGATCGCCCGGCACGCGGCCGCTTTGACGCGCGCGAAGAGCGTGGCGAGCGGCGTGGACGACCGGAGCGGAGCGACCGGCCGCTGCGCGAGCCGTCCAATCTGCGCAAACCCAGCATCTGGCGCGCCCCGCCCGACGGCGATGCCCCGCTGATGAGCCGGCTGCCGCGACGCGAGCGCCAGGCGATCCCGCCGGCATCGGAGGATCCGCGGCCCAAGCGGCGCGGCCAGACCGAGGACCGCAAGGGCCGCAGCGTCGTTGTCGAGCGCATCGCCTCGCCGGCGCCCGTGGCTGCACCGAACCCGGCCGAAACCGAGCGCCCGTTCACACCGCGTGGCGACCGGCCCGACGGCGATCGTCCGTTCAAGCCCCGTGGCGATCGGCCGTTCACACCGCGCGGCGACCGTCCCGACGGTGACCGCCCGTTCAAGCCCCGTGGCGATCGGCCGTTCACGCCGCGCGGCGACCGTCCCGAGGGCGACCGCCCGTTCAAGCCCCTTGGTGATCGGCCGTTCACACCGCGCGGCGACCGGCCCGAGGGCGACCGCCCGTTCAAGCCCCGTGGCGATCGGCCGTTCACGCCGCGCGGCGACCGGCCCGAGGGCGACCGCCCGTTCAAGCCCCGTGGCGATCGGCCGTTCACACCGCGCGGCGACCGTCCCGACGGTGACCGCCCGTTCAAGCCCCGTGGCGATCGGCCGTTCACGCCGCGCGGCGACCGTCCCGAGGGCGACCGCCCGTTCAAGCCCCGTGGTGATCGGCCGTTCACGCCGCGCGGCGACCGTCCCGAGGGCGACCGCCCGTTCAAGCCCCGTGGTGATCGGCCGTTCACACCGCGCGGCGACCGGCCCGAGGGCGACCGCCCGTTCAAGCCCCGTGGCGATCGGCCGTTCACGCCGCGCGGCGACCGTCCCGAGGGCGACCGCCCGTTCAAGCCCCGTGGCGACCGGCCGTTCACACCGCGTGGCGACCGGCCCGAGGGCGACCGCCCGTTCAAGCCCCGTGGCGACCGGCCGTTCACACCGCGTGGCGACCGGCCCGAGGGCGACCGCCCGTTCAAGCCCCGTGGCGACCGGCCCGAGGGTGACCGTCCGTTCAAGCCCCGTGGCGATCGGCCGTTCACACCGCGCGGCGACCGGCCCGAGGGCGACCGTCCGTTCAAGCCCCGTGGCGACCGGCCGTTCACACCGCGCGGCGACCGTCCTAGCGGCAAGTTCGGTGGCAAGCCGGGTGGACGTCCCGGTGGCAAGCCAGCATTCGACAAGCCTCGCGGCCCGCGGCGGCCGCGTCCGGAATAG
- a CDS encoding nucleoside deaminase — protein MDIALAEACAAASRGEVPIGCAIVKQGVVIARAGNRTLELRDPTAHAEMIAIRAAAAALGSERLIGCDLYVTLEPCPMCAAAISFARIRRLYYGASDPKGGAVESGVRLYASVTCHHRPEVYCGLAEQDSAALLKAFFRERR, from the coding sequence ATGGACATTGCGTTGGCGGAGGCCTGCGCTGCAGCGTCGCGCGGCGAGGTGCCGATCGGCTGCGCCATCGTCAAACAGGGCGTGGTCATTGCCCGCGCCGGCAACCGCACGCTGGAATTGCGCGACCCCACCGCGCACGCCGAAATGATCGCGATCCGCGCCGCGGCGGCCGCGCTCGGCTCGGAGCGGCTGATCGGCTGCGACCTCTACGTCACGCTGGAGCCGTGCCCGATGTGTGCGGCGGCGATCTCGTTCGCGCGCATCCGCCGGCTCTATTACGGCGCAAGCGATCCCAAGGGCGGCGCGGTGGAGAGCGGCGTCCGGCTCTATGCCAGCGTGACCTGCCACCACCGCCCCGAGGTCTATTGCGGCCTGGCCGAGCAGGACTCGGCCGCGCTGCTGAAGGCGTTCTTCCGCGAGCGGCGCTGA
- the ribA gene encoding GTP cyclohydrolase II RibA, with amino-acid sequence MRLQHEHVAVERALAEIRAGRPVTIMDGAAAVLAVAAEGLDATLAAEFGALAAGTARLVLPAARLRRLGLERARPGVVALPRLDPARIERLTLALDATIDAPVSPAVPLDDVALELARLALVLPAMVLAEVAAPDAGVLRVAASAIAAYRAGEVQRLRIVGRGPVPLAGAPDSEFVVFRGGEGLRDQVAVVVGRPDLAGVVPVRLHSACLTGDLFGSLACDCGDQLRDTARRMAAGAGGIILYLDHEGRGTGIANKMRAYQLQSQGFDTFDADEALGFDPDGRRFDFAAAMLRQLGVTKVRLLTNNPVKTDALRTAGLEVVAEERVFGRQTAANLRYLSAKRDRAGHAIDIKPPPDQA; translated from the coding sequence ATGAGGTTGCAGCACGAACATGTGGCGGTCGAGCGGGCGCTGGCTGAAATCCGTGCCGGTCGCCCGGTGACGATCATGGACGGCGCCGCCGCGGTGCTGGCGGTCGCAGCCGAGGGGCTCGACGCGACACTGGCGGCGGAATTCGGCGCGTTGGCGGCGGGCACGGCGCGGCTGGTCCTGCCGGCGGCGCGGCTGCGCCGGCTCGGGCTGGAGCGGGCCAGGCCGGGGGTCGTGGCGTTGCCGCGGCTCGATCCCGCCCGGATCGAACGGTTGACCCTGGCGCTGGACGCCACCATCGACGCGCCGGTGAGCCCGGCCGTACCGCTCGACGACGTCGCGCTCGAACTCGCCCGTCTCGCTCTGGTGCTGCCGGCGATGGTGCTGGCAGAGGTCGCCGCGCCGGATGCCGGCGTGCTGCGGGTCGCGGCGAGCGCGATCGCCGCCTACCGCGCCGGCGAGGTCCAGCGCCTGCGCATCGTCGGCCGCGGGCCGGTGCCGCTGGCGGGTGCGCCTGACAGCGAGTTCGTGGTGTTCCGCGGCGGCGAGGGCCTGCGCGACCAGGTGGCGGTGGTGGTCGGCCGGCCCGACCTCGCCGGCGTGGTGCCGGTGCGGCTGCACTCGGCCTGCCTGACCGGCGATCTGTTCGGCAGCCTGGCCTGCGACTGTGGCGACCAGTTGCGCGACACCGCCCGCCGCATGGCGGCCGGTGCCGGCGGCATCATCCTCTATCTGGACCACGAGGGCCGCGGCACCGGGATTGCCAACAAGATGCGGGCCTACCAGCTGCAGAGCCAAGGCTTCGATACCTTCGACGCCGACGAGGCGCTGGGTTTCGACCCCGACGGCCGCCGGTTCGATTTCGCCGCCGCGATGCTGCGCCAACTCGGCGTGACAAAGGTGCGCCTCCTCACCAACAACCCGGTGAAGACCGACGCGTTGCGGACGGCCGGCCTTGAGGTGGTGGCCGAGGAGCGCGTGTTCGGCCGCCAGACCGCCGCCAATCTGCGCTATCTCTCAGCCAAGCGCGACCGCGCCGGCCACGCCATCGATATCAAGCCGCCGCCCGATCAAGCCTGA
- the rsmD gene encoding 16S rRNA (guanine(966)-N(2))-methyltransferase RsmD yields the protein MRIVGGRFKGRVLASPTSYDVRPTSDRLRESLFNILAHAYGAPGEDARVLDLFAGTGALGLEAVSRGARFAAFVDDGAEARGLIRANIDALGLAGATRVLRRDATKLGPAGPFEPFTLVFCDPPYRHGLAERALVAARDGGWLRPEALVVVEEAAEAGFVPPDGFTELDRRPYGESEIAILQRANG from the coding sequence ATGCGCATCGTCGGGGGGCGGTTCAAGGGCCGCGTGCTGGCGAGCCCGACCTCGTACGACGTCCGGCCGACCTCCGACCGGCTGCGTGAGAGCCTGTTCAACATCCTCGCCCACGCCTATGGCGCGCCAGGCGAGGATGCGCGGGTGCTGGACCTGTTCGCCGGCACCGGCGCACTCGGACTGGAGGCGGTGTCGCGCGGGGCGCGCTTTGCCGCCTTCGTCGATGACGGGGCCGAGGCGCGCGGCCTGATCCGCGCCAATATCGACGCGCTCGGCCTCGCCGGCGCGACGCGCGTGCTCCGGCGCGACGCCACCAAGCTCGGCCCGGCCGGGCCGTTCGAGCCGTTCACGCTGGTGTTCTGCGATCCGCCCTACCGCCACGGCCTCGCCGAGCGGGCACTGGTCGCCGCGCGCGACGGCGGCTGGCTGCGGCCGGAAGCGCTGGTGGTGGTGGAGGAAGCAGCCGAGGCCGGCTTCGTGCCGCCGGACGGCTTCACCGAGTTGGACCGCCGCCCATACGGCGAAAGCGAGATCGCGATCCTGCAGCGCGCCAACGGTTGA